One window from the genome of Diceros bicornis minor isolate mBicDic1 chromosome 1, mDicBic1.mat.cur, whole genome shotgun sequence encodes:
- the SEPTIN8 gene encoding septin-8, whose amino-acid sequence MAATDLERFPNAEPEPRSLSLGGHVGFDSLPDQLVSKSVTQGFSFNILCVGETGIGKSTLMNTLFNTTFETEEANHHEECVHLRPQTYDLQESNVQLKLTIVDAVGFGDQINKDESYRPIVDYIDAQFENYLQEELKIRRSLFDYHDTRIHVCLYFITPTGHSLKSLDLVTMKKLDSKVNIIPIIAKADTISKSELHKFKIKIMGELVSNGVQIYQFPTDDEAVAEINAVMNAHLPFAVVGSTEEVKVGNKLVRARQYPWGVVQVENENHCDFVKLREMLIRVNMEDLREQTHSRHYELYRRCKLEEMGFQDSDGDSQPFSLQETYEAKRKEFLSELQRKEEEMRQMFVNKVKETELELKEKERELHEKFEHLKRVHQEEKRKVEEKRRELEEETNAFNRRKDAVEALQSQALHATSQQPLRKDKDKKN is encoded by the exons ATGGCGGCCACGGACCTGGAGCGCTTCCCG AATGCAGAGCCAGAGCCCCGGAGCCTCTCCCTGGGCGGCCACGTGGGCTTCGACAGCCTCCCTGACCAGCTGGTCAGCAAGTCGGTCACTCAGGGCTTCAGCTTCAACATTCTCTGTGTGG GGGAGACTGGCATTGGCAAGTCCACGCTGATGAACACGCTCTTCAACACGACCTTCGAGACTGAGGAAGCCAATCACCATGAGGAGTGTGTGCACTTGCGGCCCCAGACCTACGACCTCCAAGAGAGCAACGTGCAGCTCAAGCTGACCATCGTGGATGCTGTGGGCTTCGGGGATCAGATCAATAAAGATGAGAG TTACAGGCCCATAGTCGACTACATCGATGCGCAGTTTGAAAACTATctgcaggaggagctgaagaTCCGCCGCTCGCTCTTTGACTACCACGACACGAGGATCCACGTATGCCTCTACTTCATCACGCCCACAGGGCACTCCCTCAAGTCCCTCGATCTGGTGACCATGAAGAAACTAGACAGCAAG GTGAACATCATTCCCATCATCGCCAAGGCTGATACCATCTCCAAGAGTGAGCTCCACAAGTTCAAGATCAAGATCATGGGCGAGCTGGTCAGCAATGGAGTCCAGATCTACCAGTTTCCCACTGATGACGAGGCTGTTGCTGAGATTAATGCAGTCATGAAT GCACACCTGCCCTTTGCCGTGGTGGGCAGCACTGAGGAGGTGAAGGTGGGCAACAAGCTGGTCCGAGCACGGCAGTACCCTTGGGGAGTGGTGCAGG TGGAGAACGAGAATCACTGCGACTTCGTGAAGCTGCGGGAGATGCTGATCCGGGTGAACATGGAGGACCTCCGCGAGCAGACCCACAGTCGGCACTACGAGCTCTACCGGCGCTGCAAGTTGGAGGAGATGGGCTTCCAGGACAGCGACGGTGACAGCCAGCCCTTCAG CCTGCAGGAGACATACGAGGCCAAGAGGAAGGAGTTCCTGAGTGAgctgcagaggaaggaggaagaaatgaggcAGATGTTTGTCAACAAAGTGAAGGAGACAGAGCTGGAGttgaaggagaaggaaagggag CTCCACGAGAAGTTTGAGCACCTTAAGCGGGTCCACCAGGAGGAGAAGCGCAAGGTGGAGGAAAAGCGCCGGGAACTGGAGGAGGAGACCAACGCCTTCAACCGCAGGAAGGATGCGGTGGAGGCCCTGCAGTCTCAGGCCTTGCATGCCACCTCGCAGCAGCCTCTGAGGAaggacaaggacaagaagaa ttaa